A region from the Aegilops tauschii subsp. strangulata cultivar AL8/78 chromosome 5, Aet v6.0, whole genome shotgun sequence genome encodes:
- the LOC120964057 gene encoding uncharacterized protein, with protein sequence MENQRSAVGWRIHPPPPPHLPPPPPPSTQGHDDQKFGESQEISLEGTAKNSGRAKWNHQMKAYLIELLRDHDVPKYRTQNAWSKEAWTSIVGKFNQRFDLSFTVVQVKQKEQDLKRDFKAVKDLISESGFGWDRDRKMVVAPDNVWAALEARKNKDALTWRGRSFPYYEDLFALYDGRYAQGRSCRGMDYYANRATQLSQFPTSHSPQLQGLEAHLHTPTPTIHAPGDSSMQFDIEEDSENTNWFSSNNTFNQVEANSAQGNDLTVHAPQVEAIPISSQHVGQTLHEIPQVVHHNR encoded by the exons ATGGAGAACCAGCGGAGCGCTGTCGGCTGGCGAATCCACCCTCCTCCGCCTCCCCATCTCCCCCCTCCACCCCCTCCATCCACGCAAGGGCATGACGACCAGAAATTTGGGGAAAGTCAAGAAATCTCCCTAGAAG GTACCGCTAAGAATTCTGGTAGAGCCAAGTGGAATCATCAGATGAAGGCATATCTCATTGAACTcttaagagatcatgatgttccCAAATACCGGACACAAAATGCATGGAGTAAAGAGGCCTGGACAAGTATTGTTGGTAAATTCAATCAAAGATTTGATTTATCCTTCACGGTAGTTCAAGTGAAGCAAAAGGAGCAGGATCTAAAGAGAGATTTCAAAGCTgtaaaagacttaatatctgaAAGTGGTTTTGGCTGGGATCGTGACAGAAAGATGGTGGTGGCTCCAGATAATGTTTGGGCTGCACTAGAGGCACGTAAAAACAAGGACGCCCTCACGTGGCGAGGAAGGTCATTTCCATACTATGAAGATCTTTTTGCTCTATATGATG GACGCTATGCTCAAGGAAGGAGTTGTCGTGGCATGGATTATTATGCGAACAGAGCAACACAACTCTCACAGTTTCCAACATCACATTCACCACAATTGCAAGGGCTGGAGGCGCATTTGCACACACCGACTCCAACcatacatgctcctggtgattcATCCATGCAATTTGACATTGAAGAGGATAGTGAAAACACAAATTGGTTTTCTAGCAATAATACATTCAATCAAGTGGAGGCAAACTCGGCTCAAGGAAATGACTTGACAGTACATGCTCCACAAGTTGAAGCAATACCAATTTCCTCACAACATGTTGGACAAACCTTGCATGAAATTCCACAAGTTGTACATCACAATCGTTGA
- the LOC141022979 gene encoding uncharacterized protein — MLHTCGACAETTKVTTKWLSKSVEPALREDIKSPVDALIKKTKTKFSVDVSRSVAYRARRKAVGVVQGDHKQQYLRLRDYLQAVLDTNPGSRCIVTTFVDPENPEPTPRFKYMFYCLAASKEGFPNGCRPFIGMDGNNNIYPIAFGVVDKEDGDSWTWFLTQLRCCIGSGNKFGTYTIISEMQKGLLKAINEVFLDSPQRFCLRHIYADFQSPGYRSKELKKCVDKASYSYTRHGHELGMAELKAQYLVVNNLSEVFNKMILDVRSKPIRTMFEGIRTKQMIKRQQTREKLQTCRWTITPNYSEILEENKKYAKYCQADRAGETIWQVTSKEKQYCVDIATCTCDCKRWNMTGVPCSHGISAMTKQKLHPEDYVSEFFKKPLYMETYKAIIYHVPGPDCWPDTNTQDIHPPVFKEKAGKKQTARRKGEFEVPAPRDTSRMGTITCGNCGLEGHRYTICNKTLKPSLQLRKNKYQENMAVYSDIPAARTTSVPITRGRRGAQASCRPATSQPGPSTSAPGPTPRTKRGRTAGGGRTHGFTTPRAATTSDT; from the exons ATGCTGCATACTTGTGGAGCATGTGCAGAGACAACAAAGGTTACTACAAAGTGGTTGTCCAAATCAGTAGAACCAGCATTGAGAGAAGACATTAAATCTCCTGTGGATGCATTAATAAAGAAGACTAAGACTAAATTCTCAGTTGATGTTTCAAGAAGTGTTGCCTATAGGGCAAGGAGGAAGGCTGTTGGTGTGGTGCAGGGTGACCACAAGCAGCAGTACTTGAGGCTGAGGGATTATCTTCAAGCTGTTCTTGATACAAACCCTGGGAGCAGGTGTATTGTAACAACATTTGTTGACCCAGAAAACCCTGAACCCACTCCTAGATTCAAGTACATGTTCTACTGTTTGGCAGCTTCAAAGGAAGGGTTTCCTAATGGTTGTAGACCATTTATAG GAATGGATGGCAACAACAACATCTACCCTATAGCTTTTGGTGTGGTTGACAAGGAAGATGGAGACAGTTGGACTTGGTTTTTAACTCAGTTGAGATGCTGCATTGGTAGTGGCAACAAATTTGGAACATACACAATAATATCTGAGATGCAAAAG GGATTACTTAAGGCAATAAATGAAGTGTTCCTTGATTCACCTCAAAGATTCTGTCTTAGGCACATATATGCCGACTTCCAATCACCTGGTTACAGAAGCAAAGAACTAAAGAAGTGTGTTGACAAGGCTAGCTACTCTTATACTAGACATGGGCATGAATTAGGGATGGCAGAGCTGAAAGCACAGT ATCTAGTTGTGAACAACCTTAGTGAAGTCTTCAACAAGATGATACTTGATGTTAGATCCAAACCAATAAGGACAATGTTTGAAGGGATCAGGACAAAGCAGATGATCAAGAGGCAACAGACTAGGGAGAAGTTACAGACTTGCAGGTGGACAATCACACCAAATTACTCAGAGATTCTAGAGGAGAATAAAAAATATGCCAAGTACTGCCAGGCAGACAGAGCTGGTGAAACAATTTGGCAAGTAACAAGCAAAGAAAAGCAATATTGTGTGGACATAGCAACCTGCACATGTGACTGCAAGAGATGGAACATGACAGGTGTACCTTGCAGTCATGGCATATCTGCAATGACCAAGCAAAAGCTGCATCCTGAGGACTATGTGTCTGAATTCTTCAAGAAGCCATTGTACATGGAGACATACAAAGCAATTATTTACCATGTCCCTGGTCCAGATTGCTGGCCTGATACAAACACTCAAGACATTCATCCTCCTGTGTTTAAAGAAAAGGCAGGCAAAAAGCAGACAGCAAGGAGGAAGGGAGAGTTTGAGGTTCCAGCTCCAAGAGACACAAGTAGGATGGGCACTATCACATGTGGAAACTGTGGTTTGGAAGGACACAGGTATACAATATGCAACAAGACTCTGAAGCCTAGTCTTCAGTTGAGGAAAAACAAATACCAG GAAAACATGGCAGTTTACTCTGATATACCTGCTGCAAGAACCACATCAGTCCCTATTACAAGAGGTAGAAGAGGAGCACAAGCTTCATGTAGGCCTGCTACATCTCAACCAGGTCCTTCTACTTCTGCACCAGGCCCTACACCAAGAACTAAAAGAGGTAGGACTGCAGGTGGAGGGAGGACTCATGGATTCACTACACCAAGAGCTGCAACCACTTCAGATACTTAA